Proteins from a single region of Lysinibacillus sp. JNUCC-52:
- a CDS encoding conserved virulence factor C family protein: MKILTIEPTPSPNSMKIIVDTELPFGKSFNFTKDNKDEATGEAAAILAIEGVKGVYHVADFFAVERNAKYAWESILSSIRQVLGEDVTEASDIQIANEFYGEVYVHVQFYKQVPLQVKVFDNQREYRVSCGDRFVDAFNKIIESDVDENYIFQRKWIDYGVRYGELEEIAEAVKQEIDVTFSAQRLADIVATINDTEKVYQKPAKLKITVEQFQQPEWEKRFQLLDQMADPELDDLPLLDLALQDEQMSIRRLATVYLGMIEDVAVVPYLEKALHDKSAAVRRTAGDCMSDLGLVEFEEAMQQALQDKNKLVRWRAAMYLYEVGTEQSLPALKAAEEDKEFEVKLQVKMAIARIEQGEEAKGSVWKQMTESRQQ; this comes from the coding sequence ATGAAAATACTTACAATTGAGCCGACACCAAGTCCTAATTCTATGAAAATTATTGTCGATACGGAGTTACCGTTTGGCAAAAGCTTTAACTTTACAAAGGATAATAAAGACGAAGCTACTGGGGAAGCGGCAGCTATTTTAGCCATTGAGGGGGTTAAAGGTGTTTATCATGTAGCTGATTTCTTTGCAGTTGAACGAAATGCAAAATACGCATGGGAAAGTATTTTATCGAGCATTCGACAAGTATTAGGCGAGGATGTTACTGAAGCTAGCGATATACAAATTGCCAATGAATTTTATGGCGAAGTATATGTCCATGTACAGTTTTACAAGCAGGTGCCATTGCAAGTAAAGGTGTTTGATAACCAACGTGAATACCGTGTGAGCTGTGGTGACCGTTTTGTCGATGCTTTCAATAAAATTATTGAATCAGATGTCGATGAAAACTATATTTTCCAACGTAAATGGATTGACTACGGTGTTCGTTATGGCGAGCTTGAGGAAATTGCTGAAGCGGTCAAACAGGAAATTGATGTAACCTTTTCAGCACAACGTCTAGCTGACATTGTTGCAACGATTAATGATACAGAGAAGGTATACCAAAAGCCTGCTAAATTAAAAATAACGGTCGAGCAGTTCCAACAGCCAGAATGGGAAAAGCGTTTCCAATTACTTGACCAAATGGCAGACCCAGAGCTAGATGACTTACCACTATTAGATTTAGCGCTACAAGATGAACAAATGTCTATTCGTCGCCTAGCAACCGTTTACTTAGGCATGATAGAAGATGTAGCAGTTGTACCGTATTTGGAAAAAGCATTACACGATAAAAGTGCAGCCGTGCGCCGTACTGCGGGAGACTGTATGAGTGACCTAGGCTTGGTAGAATTTGAAGAGGCGATGCAACAAGCATTGCAAGATAAAAATAAGCTTGTTCGTTGGCGCGCAGCGATGTATTTGTATGAAGTAGGAACAGAGCAATCATTACCAGCGTTAAAGGCAGCTGAAGAAGATAAAGAGTTTGAAGTGAAGCTTCAAGTGAAAATGGCCATTGCTCGAATCGAACAAGGTGAAGAGGCAAAAGGCTCTGTATGGAAGCAAATGACGGAATCACGTCAGCAATAA
- a CDS encoding S-methyl thiohydantoin desulfurase domain-containing protein — protein sequence MGRVLTYKDGLAAVYGGAILGGGGGGLLAEGLKLLEEIFASGNPQLIDITALNHEDLVACVAMVGAPSAEEQYVSNEQLCWSYQQMNAYMGHRLKGIITNENGAITTINGWLQSALLNVPVIDAPCNGRAHPTAIMGSLNLHEQQDYQSVQFYAGGKNDFAIQGLAEGNLQNTAKTVRHASILAGGMVAVTRNPITIGYLTEHGAPNAISAAIELGYSFLIGRTMDEKLDNIIHLLNGEHIVSGTVKDFTLIRENGFDVGSLTVEDVELTFWNEYMTLSKAGTIQSRFPDLIMTFDIEGMVPVPSASIKEGMHIAVIQVDQSQLNLSSTMKNAELLQEIDAVIGKDL from the coding sequence ATGGGAAGGGTGTTAACGTATAAGGATGGTTTAGCTGCTGTTTATGGAGGTGCAATACTTGGAGGCGGTGGTGGCGGCCTCCTTGCGGAAGGTTTAAAGTTACTGGAGGAGATTTTCGCTTCAGGAAACCCTCAACTTATCGATATAACGGCATTAAACCATGAAGATTTAGTAGCCTGCGTTGCAATGGTTGGTGCACCTTCAGCAGAAGAACAATATGTATCTAATGAACAGCTTTGCTGGAGCTATCAACAGATGAATGCGTATATGGGTCATCGATTAAAAGGAATTATTACGAATGAAAATGGTGCCATAACGACAATCAATGGTTGGTTACAATCGGCATTACTGAACGTACCAGTCATTGATGCCCCTTGTAATGGACGGGCTCACCCTACTGCTATAATGGGTTCCCTAAATCTACATGAACAACAAGATTATCAATCTGTTCAATTTTATGCAGGTGGAAAAAATGATTTCGCTATTCAAGGCTTAGCTGAAGGTAATTTACAAAACACCGCAAAGACAGTTCGTCATGCTTCTATTCTAGCTGGAGGAATGGTAGCGGTGACACGTAATCCAATAACAATAGGCTATTTAACAGAACATGGTGCACCAAATGCAATATCTGCCGCGATTGAGCTCGGGTATAGCTTCCTAATTGGGCGAACAATGGATGAAAAATTAGATAATATTATTCATCTGTTAAATGGCGAGCATATCGTATCTGGAACAGTAAAGGATTTTACTCTGATAAGGGAAAATGGCTTTGATGTCGGTAGCTTAACTGTTGAGGATGTTGAGTTAACTTTTTGGAATGAATATATGACATTATCAAAGGCAGGGACCATCCAATCGAGATTTCCAGATTTAATCATGACATTTGATATTGAAGGGATGGTACCTGTACCAAGTGCAAGCATTAAAGAAGGCATGCATATAGCAGTTATCCAAGTTGATCAAAGCCAGTTAAATTTAAGCTCAACGATGAAAAATGCTGAGCTGTTACAGGAAATTGATGCGGTGATTGGTAAGGATTTATAA
- a CDS encoding OPT/YSL family transporter: MNNKVLHPRALEPVTLLMIVLTSVVGAIIGIQLITTLGISANTSIIGAIFAMILGRIPIGKLIAFKSVHRQNIIQTAISSATFSAASSLMLPIGIPYVLGYENLVLPLFIGVILAMFVDALLLYKFFDTKIFPATGTWPPGIATAEAIKAGDKGGKNAKVLIGGVLIGIVGSILKIPMSAFGVAFIGNIWALTMFGIGLLLRGYSVQLFNVDLNEYYIPHGIMIGAGIVALFQVAFTLLSKRATKESEELIYSKDQKEIRQGFGVGFIAYLAIALLIALIGGMISHMSFGMLIGFIIFATIAAFVHELIVGIAAMHAGWFPAFAVAFITLIVGILIGFPAPALALLAGFSAATGVAFADMGYDLKTGFILRGNGSDPVLEKEGRKQQMIAGMLAFSISAVVVLLSYQSYFAQGLVAPVNHVYAATIQSGVTGDVAKQLLIWSIPGALIQLIGGSKRQMGILFATGLLLINPIAGWAVLVGIILRVIFTYMTKGKKESEMTVFAAGVIAGDALYSFFSSILKIGK; encoded by the coding sequence ATGAATAATAAAGTATTACATCCGCGGGCTTTGGAGCCTGTAACTTTACTAATGATTGTCTTAACATCTGTTGTAGGGGCAATTATTGGGATACAGCTAATTACGACTTTAGGTATTTCAGCTAATACATCAATCATTGGTGCGATATTTGCGATGATTTTAGGAAGAATTCCGATTGGCAAGCTAATTGCATTTAAATCCGTGCATAGACAAAATATTATACAGACAGCAATATCTTCGGCTACGTTTAGTGCAGCGAGTAGTCTAATGTTGCCAATTGGTATTCCGTATGTTTTAGGTTATGAAAATTTAGTTTTGCCATTGTTTATTGGTGTTATATTAGCGATGTTTGTGGATGCTTTATTATTATATAAATTTTTTGATACAAAGATTTTCCCCGCAACAGGTACCTGGCCGCCAGGGATTGCAACAGCAGAGGCTATTAAAGCTGGTGATAAAGGCGGTAAAAATGCAAAGGTTTTAATTGGCGGTGTGTTAATCGGTATAGTGGGGTCTATTCTTAAAATTCCAATGTCAGCTTTCGGGGTAGCATTTATCGGAAATATTTGGGCGCTTACGATGTTTGGAATTGGTCTTTTACTAAGAGGTTATTCGGTTCAATTATTTAATGTCGATTTGAATGAATATTACATTCCACATGGCATTATGATTGGAGCGGGTATTGTAGCCCTTTTCCAGGTTGCTTTTACTTTGCTAAGTAAAAGAGCAACTAAAGAGTCAGAAGAATTAATCTATTCGAAAGACCAAAAAGAAATTCGACAAGGTTTTGGTGTAGGTTTTATTGCTTATTTAGCGATTGCATTATTAATTGCTTTAATAGGCGGTATGATTTCACATATGTCTTTTGGCATGCTAATCGGCTTTATCATTTTCGCAACAATTGCAGCATTTGTTCATGAACTTATCGTTGGGATTGCTGCAATGCATGCAGGCTGGTTCCCTGCATTTGCAGTGGCGTTTATCACACTAATTGTCGGAATATTAATTGGTTTCCCAGCACCTGCTCTTGCTTTGTTAGCTGGCTTTAGTGCGGCAACAGGGGTAGCATTTGCAGATATGGGCTATGACTTGAAAACAGGTTTTATTTTACGTGGAAATGGCAGTGATCCTGTATTAGAAAAAGAAGGGCGTAAACAGCAAATGATTGCTGGGATGCTAGCATTTTCAATTTCTGCAGTCGTAGTTTTACTTTCATATCAATCGTATTTTGCACAAGGTTTAGTAGCACCAGTTAACCATGTCTATGCAGCCACTATCCAATCCGGAGTGACTGGAGATGTAGCAAAACAGCTATTAATCTGGTCGATTCCTGGGGCATTGATTCAATTAATTGGCGGTTCAAAGAGACAAATGGGTATTCTGTTTGCGACTGGTTTATTACTAATCAATCCGATAGCTGGTTGGGCAGTATTAGTAGGTATTATCCTTCGTGTGATTTTCACCTATATGACAAAAGGTAAGAAAGAATCTGAAATGACTGTATTTGCAGCAGGTGTTATTGCTGGAGACGCTTTATATAGCTTCTTCTCTTCTATTCTGAAAATAGGAAAATAG
- a CDS encoding alpha/beta hydrolase gives MENRVHPELTTFLSAMQELNLTRENIAESRSVMNEALGSEEVKMENVTTTERYISSPNGAPDVRIRIYEPTEKYGTLPAILYIHGGGFIIGSIEMFDASCQMLVSQLDCVVVSVGYRLAPEHPYPAGVEDCYTALEWVAANADELGIDLTRLAVHGASAGGGLTAAVSLLARDRKGPKIAFQMPLYPMIDNRCILPSNDEITDARVWNGPQNHQAWEMYLGPNYAVDAPIYAAPLHAEDYSNLPPTYTFIGDLDPFRDETIEYIARLTKAGVPTEFHLYPGCFHGFEHMVPQAEISQRAIENYMYAFKRAFEKAVSPTT, from the coding sequence TTGGAAAATCGAGTACATCCTGAGTTAACAACATTCTTATCCGCTATGCAGGAACTAAATTTAACAAGAGAGAATATTGCTGAATCACGTAGTGTCATGAATGAAGCGCTTGGCAGCGAAGAAGTAAAAATGGAAAACGTTACAACGACAGAACGCTATATTAGTAGTCCTAACGGGGCACCAGATGTGCGTATTCGAATTTACGAACCGACTGAAAAATATGGCACGTTGCCTGCTATTTTGTATATCCACGGCGGCGGTTTTATCATTGGGTCTATCGAAATGTTTGATGCAAGTTGTCAGATGCTTGTTTCACAATTAGATTGTGTGGTCGTTTCAGTTGGCTATCGCTTAGCACCCGAACATCCTTATCCTGCTGGTGTAGAAGATTGTTATACTGCACTTGAATGGGTAGCGGCAAATGCTGATGAATTAGGTATTGATTTAACACGTCTTGCTGTCCATGGCGCAAGTGCTGGAGGCGGATTAACTGCTGCTGTTTCACTCTTGGCTCGGGATCGAAAAGGACCTAAAATTGCTTTCCAAATGCCACTGTATCCAATGATTGATAATCGTTGTATTTTACCTTCAAATGACGAAATTACAGATGCTAGAGTATGGAATGGTCCACAAAATCATCAAGCATGGGAAATGTATTTAGGGCCAAATTACGCTGTTGATGCGCCTATTTATGCGGCTCCTCTTCATGCAGAGGATTATAGCAATCTTCCTCCTACGTATACATTTATAGGAGATTTAGATCCATTCCGTGATGAAACAATCGAATATATTGCGAGACTAACAAAGGCGGGTGTACCGACAGAATTCCATCTATATCCAGGGTGCTTCCATGGCTTTGAGCACATGGTCCCTCAAGCAGAAATTAGTCAACGCGCAATTGAAAATTATATGTATGCCTTTAAAAGAGCTTTTGAAAAAGCGGTTTCACCTACTACTTAA
- a CDS encoding hydantoinase B/oxoprolinase family protein, which translates to MKKDVFAIEIIQDSLLAIGDEMFVALARSSMSPVIYEVLDYACGLTDANGNLISQGNGVTSFIGMLSPMVQRVIEKYDNGRKLNEGDVIIINDPYVGGGSHLSDVGLVLPIFNNGEIIAYSANKAHWTEVGGMDPGSFTSNSNEIYQEGLQLPGVKLYQKGELNEGIYEIISTNVRLPELSIGDMFAQVAALKTGEKRIAELCHKFGAESVKLSIQKLLDKGEKIVEYELQHLPKGEFYAEDFIEGDPLKGGPYPIQVKVTISDEEFICDFRGSHPAVNVPVNCSQFGLMASVRVMFLALLGDIDVINEGVFKRLTILTDDNSIVSAKRPHPVSMNFEARIGAADLIWKALAPHLPERLSAGHLQSVCTFILTGKNPENNESFLIVEPSVGGWGASNDEDGQSGQYCMGDGETYNLPIEVAETKYGIQIDEYSLNCDGAGAGQYRGGLGVRRVYTVNHDGQKVSVNLGRHKFAPFGLNDGEEGSYNYLIIHKKDGTQVGPVGVLANYELQKGDRIELVTATGGGYGNPQERSTKAIEKDLINGYISLEVAENRYGYENA; encoded by the coding sequence ATGAAAAAAGATGTTTTTGCTATAGAAATTATTCAGGATTCATTGCTGGCCATTGGAGATGAGATGTTTGTTGCTTTAGCTCGCTCATCTATGAGCCCCGTTATCTATGAGGTTTTAGATTATGCCTGTGGTTTAACTGATGCCAATGGTAATTTGATTAGCCAAGGTAATGGTGTGACAAGTTTTATTGGGATGTTGAGTCCAATGGTTCAACGTGTCATAGAAAAATATGATAATGGGAGAAAATTAAACGAAGGTGATGTCATCATTATTAATGACCCTTATGTTGGAGGAGGCTCTCACTTATCAGATGTAGGATTGGTTTTACCAATCTTCAATAATGGTGAAATTATTGCTTATTCTGCAAATAAAGCTCACTGGACCGAAGTAGGGGGGATGGACCCTGGTTCATTTACAAGTAATTCGAATGAAATTTATCAGGAAGGCCTTCAGCTACCTGGTGTAAAGCTTTATCAAAAGGGCGAGCTCAATGAAGGCATTTATGAAATCATTTCTACAAATGTTCGTCTACCAGAGCTATCGATTGGAGATATGTTTGCACAAGTAGCAGCATTAAAAACAGGTGAAAAAAGGATTGCAGAACTTTGTCATAAATTCGGTGCTGAATCGGTGAAGTTGTCCATTCAAAAATTATTGGACAAGGGTGAAAAGATTGTAGAGTATGAGCTTCAACATCTACCTAAAGGTGAATTTTATGCAGAAGACTTTATTGAAGGCGATCCATTAAAAGGAGGACCTTATCCAATTCAAGTGAAAGTAACGATTAGCGATGAAGAATTTATTTGTGACTTTAGAGGCTCACACCCTGCTGTGAATGTGCCAGTAAACTGTTCACAATTTGGTTTAATGGCGAGTGTTCGTGTAATGTTCTTAGCATTACTTGGAGATATTGACGTGATTAATGAAGGTGTCTTTAAACGCTTAACAATTCTTACAGATGATAATTCAATTGTCTCAGCCAAACGTCCGCATCCAGTTTCAATGAACTTTGAAGCACGTATTGGAGCAGCAGACTTAATTTGGAAGGCGCTTGCACCTCATTTACCAGAAAGATTATCAGCAGGGCATTTACAGTCGGTATGTACATTTATCTTAACAGGCAAAAATCCTGAAAATAATGAATCCTTCCTAATCGTTGAGCCTTCAGTAGGTGGCTGGGGAGCGTCAAATGATGAGGATGGGCAAAGTGGACAATATTGTATGGGAGATGGGGAAACTTATAATCTTCCTATAGAAGTTGCAGAGACAAAATACGGAATTCAGATTGATGAATATAGCTTAAACTGCGATGGTGCTGGTGCAGGGCAATATCGAGGTGGCCTAGGTGTACGCCGAGTTTATACCGTTAATCATGATGGTCAAAAGGTTTCTGTCAACCTAGGTAGACATAAATTTGCACCATTTGGCTTAAATGATGGTGAGGAAGGCTCGTATAACTATTTAATTATTCATAAAAAAGATGGTACACAGGTGGGACCCGTAGGAGTACTCGCCAATTATGAATTACAGAAGGGCGATCGTATTGAGCTTGTCACAGCAACAGGGGGTGGCTATGGCAATCCACAAGAGCGAAGTACGAAAGCGATTGAAAAAGATCTAATAAATGGATATATTTCTTTAGAGGTAGCTGAAAACCGTTACGGCTACGAAAACGCATAA
- a CDS encoding ABC-F family ATP-binding cassette domain-containing protein, translating into MSHLIVQNLTKTVGDKTLFQNIEFTIYEGERAGLIGINGTGKSTLLSILAGQIEADTIDIDRPNKYRIAYLPQEPTFNSGETVLQAVFAGDSPVLQLNRQYEETVAALALNPTSESLQKTLFSLQQRMDEEQAWDVNALAKTALTKLGIEMFDKEVLTLSGGQQKRVALAKVLIEPADLYLLDEPTNHLDVQSTEWLQEMVMRLKGAVIFITHDRYFLDELSTHIYEIADQTLYRHTGNYGDFLEARAIREEMAAASAQKDRNRYRSELKWIRRGAKARSTKQKARIQRFEQLEDNLERKSDDVSLELGLATTRLGRKVLEAENISKAFGSQKIVEQFTFLLQQGDRIGIIGANGVGKSTLLNMLAGELSPDKGEIHVGSTVKLAHFKQTLPKMNENERMIEYIREASNDITDAEGIRYSAAQMLERFLFPLHAHGTPIGKLSGGERKRLHLLKLLMEQPNVLLLDEPTNDLDIETLGVLEDFIEHFPGVVITISHDRFFLDRIAKKLWVLDGQGHVDESLDIYSDYLQKREQQTSVKVEAPKADKQKVEKPKSDKKKLSFKEQKEWETIADDIEKTETAIMETEEGIASAGADFTKLQELTAKLDELNAHYEHLIERWSYLDEIVNG; encoded by the coding sequence ATGAGTCATTTAATCGTACAAAATTTAACGAAGACAGTGGGCGATAAAACGCTCTTTCAAAATATCGAGTTTACTATCTATGAAGGGGAACGCGCAGGTCTGATCGGTATTAATGGGACAGGTAAGTCGACGTTGTTATCTATTTTAGCTGGTCAAATCGAGGCGGATACAATAGATATTGATCGTCCTAATAAGTATCGTATTGCTTATTTACCCCAAGAGCCTACATTTAATAGTGGCGAAACGGTACTACAGGCAGTGTTTGCGGGTGATTCTCCTGTTTTACAACTCAATCGCCAATACGAAGAGACGGTTGCGGCACTCGCATTAAATCCTACATCCGAAAGCTTACAAAAAACATTGTTTAGCTTACAGCAGCGTATGGACGAGGAGCAAGCTTGGGACGTCAATGCACTTGCAAAAACGGCCCTAACAAAGCTAGGCATTGAAATGTTCGATAAGGAAGTGTTAACCCTTTCAGGCGGTCAACAAAAACGTGTCGCTCTAGCGAAAGTGTTAATTGAACCAGCAGACCTTTATTTATTGGATGAGCCGACCAACCATCTAGATGTACAGTCAACAGAATGGCTACAGGAAATGGTAATGCGCTTAAAAGGTGCTGTAATTTTCATTACCCATGATCGTTATTTCTTAGATGAATTGTCGACGCATATTTATGAAATAGCAGACCAAACGTTATATCGCCATACAGGGAACTATGGAGACTTTTTAGAGGCGCGTGCAATTCGTGAGGAAATGGCTGCAGCTTCAGCTCAAAAGGACCGCAATCGTTATCGTTCAGAGTTAAAATGGATTCGTCGTGGTGCGAAGGCACGTTCTACAAAGCAAAAGGCTCGCATTCAGCGCTTCGAGCAACTTGAAGATAACTTAGAACGCAAGTCAGATGATGTTTCTCTTGAATTGGGCTTAGCAACAACGCGACTTGGACGCAAAGTATTAGAGGCAGAAAATATATCGAAGGCTTTCGGTTCGCAAAAAATAGTCGAACAATTTACGTTTTTACTGCAACAAGGTGATCGCATCGGTATAATTGGTGCCAATGGTGTTGGAAAATCGACTTTACTCAACATGCTTGCTGGTGAACTGTCGCCAGACAAAGGAGAGATTCATGTCGGTTCCACTGTAAAACTGGCACATTTTAAACAAACGTTACCGAAGATGAATGAAAATGAGCGCATGATAGAATATATTCGCGAAGCGTCAAATGATATTACTGATGCAGAAGGTATACGTTATTCCGCTGCGCAAATGCTGGAACGTTTTTTATTCCCATTACATGCACATGGTACACCAATTGGTAAGTTATCTGGTGGGGAACGTAAGCGTCTGCACTTATTAAAACTATTAATGGAGCAACCAAATGTGCTATTACTGGATGAGCCAACAAATGACTTAGATATTGAAACACTTGGGGTATTAGAGGACTTTATCGAACATTTCCCAGGTGTCGTTATAACAATTTCCCACGATCGCTTCTTCCTCGATCGTATTGCCAAAAAACTTTGGGTTTTAGACGGTCAAGGACATGTAGATGAGTCACTTGATATTTATAGTGATTATTTACAGAAGCGAGAGCAGCAAACGTCAGTGAAGGTGGAAGCACCGAAAGCAGACAAGCAGAAGGTCGAGAAGCCGAAATCAGATAAGAAAAAACTATCATTTAAAGAACAAAAAGAATGGGAAACCATTGCAGATGATATAGAAAAAACAGAGACTGCAATTATGGAAACCGAAGAAGGTATTGCAAGCGCTGGCGCTGACTTTACTAAATTACAGGAGTTAACGGCTAAACTAGATGAGCTGAATGCACATTATGAGCATCTAATAGAAAGATGGTCGTACTTAGATGAAATCGTAAACGGATAA
- a CDS encoding HD domain-containing protein yields MNELKNKVRSIYEQFDASHDFQHIERVYQNALAILHTEPNADAEVVKMAVLLHDVSDKKYTDSKEQEDLLINDLNISEAKKQHIRDCIAQVSFNGGNELEATSIEAKIVRDADRLDAIGAIGIARTFAYGGAKGRKLYDDTEEARTTMSEEDYRSKNTSSVTHFYEKLLLLKELMTTDKGKQMAKERHQFMVCFLEQLQNERDGKA; encoded by the coding sequence ATGAATGAGTTAAAGAACAAAGTACGTAGCATATATGAGCAATTTGATGCAAGTCATGACTTTCAACATATAGAACGTGTTTATCAAAATGCGTTAGCGATTTTACATACAGAGCCTAATGCAGATGCAGAAGTTGTAAAAATGGCGGTGCTTTTGCATGATGTCAGTGATAAAAAGTATACGGATAGTAAAGAGCAAGAAGACCTGTTGATTAACGATTTGAATATAAGTGAAGCAAAAAAACAACATATTCGTGATTGCATCGCACAAGTGTCATTTAATGGTGGTAATGAGCTGGAGGCTACTTCTATTGAAGCGAAAATTGTACGTGACGCGGATCGTTTAGACGCAATAGGAGCGATTGGAATAGCGAGGACATTTGCTTATGGTGGTGCTAAAGGTCGGAAATTATATGATGACACAGAGGAAGCAAGAACAACGATGTCTGAGGAAGATTATCGTAGTAAAAATACGTCGTCTGTCACTCATTTTTACGAGAAGCTTTTATTATTAAAAGAATTAATGACGACCGACAAAGGTAAGCAAATGGCTAAGGAACGCCATCAATTTATGGTATGCTTTTTAGAGCAATTACAAAATGAAAGAGATGGAAAAGCATAA
- a CDS encoding IclR family transcriptional regulator yields the protein MTVKTLKNSLDILECFATTDGALGVREISRMTKLHTSVVQRTINTFTEAGYLLQDEATKKYKLGYKMFIFHDKLSNSSDPHFTIYELMQSLASEINESVFLTYMDNEYGVTTKIAESSKNIKYAVSLGTKTPLYVGASCKVMFAYLDKERQLELLAYFHEKLSEEELKNLLDSLQEELQTIRQNKWCVTVGEYNEHAFGISVPLFNYKKEIMASLTISGLVYDIDNQREKYMLEQLVKIAHQIQSHISKL from the coding sequence ATGACTGTCAAGACATTAAAAAATTCATTGGATATACTAGAATGCTTTGCAACTACAGATGGCGCATTAGGTGTACGTGAAATTTCACGCATGACAAAACTGCATACAAGTGTTGTGCAAAGAACCATCAATACATTTACTGAAGCAGGGTATTTATTACAGGATGAAGCTACAAAAAAATATAAATTAGGTTATAAAATGTTTATATTTCATGACAAGCTATCTAACTCAAGTGACCCTCACTTTACAATTTATGAATTGATGCAAAGTCTTGCAAGTGAAATTAATGAATCAGTATTTCTAACTTATATGGATAACGAGTATGGTGTCACAACAAAAATTGCTGAAAGTAGTAAGAATATAAAATATGCAGTGTCCTTAGGTACAAAAACACCGCTTTATGTCGGTGCTTCTTGTAAAGTTATGTTTGCTTATTTAGACAAAGAAAGGCAGCTTGAATTGTTAGCCTATTTTCATGAAAAGCTGTCGGAAGAGGAGCTTAAAAACCTTCTTGATAGTTTACAAGAGGAGTTACAAACCATTCGACAAAATAAGTGGTGTGTTACTGTCGGGGAGTACAATGAACATGCTTTTGGTATAAGTGTACCATTATTCAATTATAAGAAAGAAATCATGGCATCTCTAACAATTTCTGGATTAGTATATGACATTGACAATCAAAGGGAGAAATACATGCTTGAACAGTTAGTGAAAATTGCTCATCAAATTCAATCTCACATATCTAAACTATAA